The proteins below are encoded in one region of Meriones unguiculatus strain TT.TT164.6M chromosome 18, Bangor_MerUng_6.1, whole genome shotgun sequence:
- the Serpinb2 gene encoding plasminogen activator inhibitor 2, producing the protein MEELSMANTMFALNLFKHIDKANPAQNIFISPWSISSTLAMVFLGARGDTEHQMAEVLKFNKIGGFDITSETPESFKGCDFTQQIQREKYPDPILQAQARDKVHSSFHSLSSAINTCSRGYLLESANKLFGEKSAKFKEAYVQLCKKYYSTEPEAVDFRECAEEARKKINSWVKTQTKGEIPNLLAEGSVDGDTKLVLVNAIYFKGKWKTPFKKIKELYPFRVNSHETKNVQMMHLREKLNIGYIEEVKTQILEIPYYGNISIFLLLPDDIDDASNGLELLEREINFDKLNKWISKDTVAEDNVDVYIPKFKLEQRYELKSILRSMGMEDAFNEDKANFSGMSERDDLFLSEVFHQATVDVNEEGTIATGGTGAVMTGRTGHGGPQFVADHPFLFYIMHKNTNVTLFSGRFSSP; encoded by the exons ATGGAAGAACTTTCCATGGCAAATACCATGTTTGCCCTCAATCTTTTTAAGCACATAGACAAAGCAAACCCTGCTCAGAATATCTTCATCTCTCCGTGGAGCATCTCATCCACATTGGCCATGGTTTTCCTCGGCGCCAGGGGTGACACTGAACATCAAATGGCCGAA GTGCTGAAGTTTAACAAAATTGGTGGCTTTGACATCActagtgaaaccccagagagcttcAAGGGTTGTGATTTCACACAGCAGATACAGAGGGAAAAATATCCTGATCCTATTTTACAG GCACAAGCAAGAGATAAAGTCCATTCATCCTTCCACTCCCTCAGTTCTGCAATTAACACATGCTCGAGAGGTTATTTATTGGAAAGTGCCAATAAGCTGTTTGGAGAAAAGTCTGCAAAATTCAAGGAA GCATATGTACAACTCTGTAAGAAATATTACTCTACAGAACCAGAGGCAGTAGACTTCCGTGAATGTGCGGAAGAAGCTAGGAAAAAGATTAATTCCTGGGTCAAGACTCAAACCAAAG GTGAAATCCCAAACCTATTAGCTGAAGGTTCCGTAGATGGAGACACCAAGTTGGTCCTGGTGAATGCTATCTACTTTAAAGGAAAGTGGAAAACTCcatttaagaaaattaaagagCTTTATCCTTTTCGTGTGAACTCG CATGAGACTAAAAATGTCCAGATGATGCACCTACGTGAAAAGCTGAACATTGGATACATAGAGGAAGTAAAGACTCAGATTCTAGAAATTCCATATTATGGAAATATCAGCATTTTCCTGTTGCTTCCTGATGACATCGATGATGCATCCAATGGCTTGGAGTTG CTGGAAAGGGAAATAAACTTTGATAAACTCAACAAGTGGATCAGCAAAGACACAGTGGCCGAAGATAATGTTGATGTTTACATTCCCAAGTTCAAACTAGAACAACGCTATGAACTCAAATCCATTCTGAGAAGCATGGGCATGGAGGACGCCTTCAACGAGGACAAGGCCAACTTCTCAGGAATGTCTGAGAGggatgacctcttcctttccgaggTGTTCCATCAAGCCACAGTGGATGTCAATGAGGAGGGCACAATAGCAACTGGTGGGACTGGAGCAGTTATGACAGGGAGAACTGGTCATGGAGGTCCACAGTTTGTGGCAGATCATCCCTTCCTTTTCTACATCATGCACAAAAATACCAATGTGACACTATTTTCTGGTAGATTCTCATCACCCTAA